Proteins from one Trichocoleus desertorum ATA4-8-CV12 genomic window:
- a CDS encoding four helix bundle protein, which yields MDEQTFKQRTKDLALRVIRLINALPHDKVAEVIGKQLLRSATSVGANYRAACRGKSTADVIAKLCIVEEEADETLYWLELLIEAEVVPAPKLEKLMVETNEVVAMTVASIKTLRAKSRHSIVPNSSPKT from the coding sequence ATGGATGAGCAAACGTTTAAGCAGCGAACTAAAGATCTAGCCCTGCGGGTGATCCGTTTGATCAATGCTTTGCCTCATGACAAGGTTGCGGAAGTTATTGGCAAACAACTACTTCGTTCTGCAACATCCGTCGGCGCTAACTATCGAGCCGCTTGCCGAGGCAAGTCAACCGCCGATGTCATTGCTAAACTTTGCATTGTTGAAGAAGAAGCTGATGAAACCCTTTACTGGCTTGAACTCCTCATTGAAGCAGAGGTAGTCCCAGCGCCAAAACTAGAAAAATTAATGGTAGAAACCAATGAGGTTGTAGCGATGACAGTTGCTTCAATCAAAACTCTGCGAGCTAAATCTCGTCATTCAATCGTGCCAAACTCCAGTCCTAAAACCTAA
- a CDS encoding carbohydrate ABC transporter permease, whose amino-acid sequence MTTLDRPVDSGSEEVAVAKQPPKPGLSWRRLGLPIAALLIAVFCLAPILWQLLTSIKVNTDISAVPTVYFPTRFTLNHYTELFTRRPFLQYVGNSFLVSILSTLLALGLGAPAAYTLARMRIPGEKAVLAGVLIVTLFPYILLFLGLLEVVRSLGLGNNYLALIIPYTAINLPLTILVMRSFFQQLPRDLEDAAKVDGFNTWQMLTQIVLPMTLPALVTTGILTFISAWNEFIFALTFITREDMKTIPVAAAQLGGASIFEIPYGPIAAATVLGTLPLVILVLLFQRKIVQGLTAGAVKG is encoded by the coding sequence ATGACAACCCTTGACCGCCCCGTTGATTCCGGATCAGAGGAAGTAGCCGTTGCCAAGCAACCCCCCAAACCAGGTCTTTCCTGGCGACGCTTGGGGCTACCGATCGCCGCTTTGCTGATTGCGGTGTTCTGCTTGGCTCCGATCCTGTGGCAGCTTCTGACTTCCATCAAAGTCAATACTGATATTTCAGCCGTACCCACGGTTTATTTCCCGACCCGCTTCACCCTGAATCACTACACAGAGCTGTTTACTCGCCGTCCCTTCCTGCAATACGTCGGCAATAGCTTCCTCGTCTCTATCCTCTCAACGCTTTTAGCTTTAGGATTGGGAGCCCCCGCTGCCTACACCTTAGCCCGTATGCGAATTCCCGGTGAAAAAGCCGTGCTCGCCGGAGTTCTGATTGTGACGCTATTCCCCTACATCCTGTTGTTTTTGGGGTTGCTAGAAGTCGTGCGATCGCTGGGCTTGGGCAACAACTACCTAGCCCTGATCATTCCTTACACGGCCATTAACCTGCCTCTAACCATTCTGGTGATGCGGAGCTTTTTCCAGCAGCTCCCCCGTGACTTAGAAGATGCTGCCAAAGTAGATGGCTTCAACACCTGGCAAATGCTGACGCAGATTGTTCTGCCTATGACCTTGCCTGCTCTCGTCACGACTGGCATTCTCACCTTTATCTCCGCCTGGAATGAGTTTATCTTTGCCCTCACCTTCATCACCCGTGAGGACATGAAAACCATCCCCGTCGCCGCCGCCCAACTCGGTGGTGCCTCCATCTTTGAAATCCCCTACGGCCCGATCGCCGCTGCCACCGTCCTCGGCACCCTACCCCTCGTCATCCTCGTGCTGCTATTTCAACGCAAGATCGTCCAAGGACTGACAGCAGGAGCTGTTAAAGGATAG
- a CDS encoding sugar ABC transporter permease, whose protein sequence is MTIDAIRQREQRTGWILVTPALLLLLLVFAYPIGRAFWESFFTKNLGSELQPVFSGVENYTRMALDGRFWQSLRNTTIFTVASVVLELLIGMGIALVLNQAFRGRGIVRTIAILPWALPTALIALAWTWIFNDQYGVVNDILQRLGLIETGINWLGDPTLAMIAVIIADVWKTTPFISILLLAGLQSISSDLYEAHALDGASAWQSFRQITLPLLMPQILIAGLFRFAQAFGIFDLIAVMTGGGPGGATETVSLYVYSTVMRYLDFGYGAALVVVTFLLLVLAVAIANFLLSKLRARAAGVETR, encoded by the coding sequence ATGACCATAGATGCGATTCGTCAAAGAGAGCAGAGAACAGGCTGGATTCTAGTCACACCCGCGCTCCTGTTGCTGCTGCTCGTGTTTGCTTACCCGATCGGTCGGGCCTTCTGGGAAAGCTTTTTTACCAAAAACCTAGGTAGTGAACTTCAGCCCGTGTTTTCTGGTGTGGAAAACTATACCCGGATGGCGTTGGATGGCCGCTTCTGGCAAAGCCTCCGCAACACCACCATCTTTACCGTTGCCTCGGTTGTCCTAGAACTCTTGATTGGAATGGGGATTGCCTTGGTCTTAAACCAGGCTTTCAGGGGGCGAGGGATTGTGCGCACGATCGCGATTCTGCCTTGGGCTTTACCCACCGCCTTGATTGCCCTCGCTTGGACTTGGATCTTTAACGACCAGTACGGCGTGGTGAATGACATTTTGCAACGGTTGGGGTTGATTGAAACTGGGATCAACTGGTTAGGTGACCCCACCCTCGCCATGATTGCCGTGATCATCGCGGATGTTTGGAAAACGACTCCTTTCATCAGCATTCTTTTGTTGGCAGGGTTGCAGTCTATTTCCAGTGATCTTTATGAAGCCCATGCCCTGGATGGGGCCAGCGCTTGGCAAAGCTTTCGACAAATTACGCTGCCGCTGTTGATGCCCCAAATTCTGATTGCAGGGCTGTTTCGCTTTGCTCAAGCCTTTGGCATCTTCGACCTGATTGCCGTGATGACCGGAGGTGGCCCTGGAGGCGCGACAGAAACCGTTTCGCTCTATGTCTACTCCACCGTCATGCGCTACTTAGACTTTGGCTATGGAGCAGCCCTAGTCGTTGTCACCTTCTTACTGTTGGTATTAGCTGTAGCGATCGCCAACTTCCTACTCAGCAAACTTAGAGCCAGAGCGGCAGGAGTGGAAACCCGATGA
- a CDS encoding ABC transporter substrate-binding protein, whose product MPSQKLFSKLKIFFHKVRRSRFLALWIAGLVLTLCVVVPAFSQQPVTLNFLIGAPERPTWEPILRDFEATHPGIRLNFVEGPNATNAVEDLYTSSFLLGSSPYDLVYMDIVWVPKFAAAGWLTDLSDKVADADLTDFLEGDVAGGRYQGGLYRMPVRSDAGMLYYRKDLLDAAGLKPPETFTELMQISQTLQKSKAVPWGYVWQGRQYEGAAAMFVEVLVGSGGFWIDPQTKAVGLDRPESVQAVQFLLDTIQTGISPSGVVTYQEEEARRLFQSGAAAFVRNWPYAWSLGNAEDSPVRGKIAIKPMVHAPGQESAACQGGWGWGIAKTTRHPKEAWEAVQYLTSLETQRKLTLSTGYLPSRRSLYNDPEIVRTYDFFPTMLNVLENAALRPPIAQYAQASDILQRYLSSALTGQMTPQRAMTAAANETRRLLGTA is encoded by the coding sequence ATGCCATCCCAGAAACTTTTTAGTAAATTGAAAATCTTTTTTCACAAAGTTCGGCGATCGCGCTTCCTCGCTTTATGGATCGCTGGGTTAGTTCTGACCTTGTGCGTGGTAGTGCCTGCTTTCTCTCAGCAGCCCGTTACCCTGAACTTTTTGATTGGGGCACCAGAGCGACCTACCTGGGAACCGATCCTTCGAGACTTTGAGGCCACCCATCCAGGGATTCGGCTCAACTTTGTGGAAGGCCCCAACGCCACCAACGCCGTTGAGGATTTGTACACTTCTTCTTTTCTGTTAGGCAGCTCTCCCTACGACTTGGTGTACATGGACATTGTCTGGGTGCCCAAGTTTGCGGCGGCTGGTTGGCTAACGGATCTGTCCGATAAAGTTGCTGATGCTGACTTAACAGACTTCCTCGAAGGAGATGTCGCGGGAGGACGCTACCAAGGGGGGCTGTACCGGATGCCTGTGCGATCGGATGCAGGCATGCTCTACTACCGCAAAGATTTACTAGATGCAGCAGGTTTGAAGCCACCTGAAACCTTCACGGAATTGATGCAAATCTCCCAAACGCTGCAAAAAAGCAAAGCGGTGCCTTGGGGCTATGTATGGCAGGGCCGTCAGTATGAAGGAGCGGCTGCCATGTTTGTGGAAGTTCTCGTAGGCTCTGGTGGCTTCTGGATTGACCCTCAGACCAAGGCAGTTGGGTTGGATCGCCCAGAGTCGGTTCAGGCGGTGCAATTTTTGCTCGACACAATTCAAACAGGCATCTCTCCCTCCGGAGTCGTCACTTACCAAGAGGAAGAGGCTCGGCGCTTGTTTCAAAGTGGGGCAGCAGCCTTTGTCCGTAACTGGCCTTACGCATGGTCTCTAGGCAATGCTGAAGATTCACCCGTTCGCGGCAAGATTGCCATTAAGCCAATGGTTCACGCTCCAGGGCAGGAAAGCGCTGCTTGCCAAGGAGGTTGGGGCTGGGGAATTGCCAAAACGACCAGACACCCCAAAGAAGCCTGGGAAGCGGTGCAATATCTCACTAGCTTAGAAACCCAACGCAAATTGACGCTGAGTACAGGCTATTTACCCTCTCGGCGATCGCTCTATAATGACCCCGAAATTGTCCGCACCTACGACTTTTTCCCCACCATGCTCAACGTGCTAGAGAATGCGGCTCTGCGGCCTCCGATCGCTCAGTATGCTCAGGCATCCGATATTTTGCAGCGCTACTTAAGCTCAGCTCTGACCGGGCAAATGACCCCACAACGAGCTATGACCGCCGCTGCTAACGAAACCCGCCGATTGCTAGGAACCGCTTGA